In Nocardioides marinus, one DNA window encodes the following:
- a CDS encoding exonuclease SbcCD subunit D, translating to MRLLHTSDWHLGRSFHREGMLAHQAAYVDHLLEVVERECVDVVLVAGDVYDRALPPVDAVALADEALARLAASRARVVVTSGNHDSARRLGFSARLIDSAGVHLRTDPAGVGTPVLLEDQHGPVAIHGLPYLDPESLREPWALTERSHEATLTEAMRRVRADLDTRRGTRSVVMAHAFVGGGARPEESDSERDISVGGVSLVPVPVFDGVDYVALGHLHGRHVLSERVHYSGSPLAYSFSEADHRKGSWLVDLAADGSVRTEFVEAPVPRRLARLRGSLEELLTEARHAEHEDSWLQVTLTDTDRPAQAMERLRRRFPHTLVLGFDAPLPSVGGLPATRTSGRSDHDVVTEFFATLRGRPPADDESALLRRAVDACCEDDDLAREQRTTSAGAAR from the coding sequence ATGCGCCTGCTCCACACCTCCGACTGGCACCTGGGCCGGTCGTTCCACCGGGAGGGGATGCTGGCGCACCAGGCGGCGTACGTCGACCACCTGCTCGAGGTCGTCGAGCGTGAGTGCGTCGACGTGGTGCTGGTGGCCGGCGACGTCTACGACCGGGCGTTGCCGCCGGTCGACGCCGTGGCCCTGGCCGACGAGGCCCTCGCCCGGCTCGCCGCGTCCCGCGCACGCGTCGTGGTGACCAGCGGCAACCACGACTCCGCTCGCCGGCTCGGGTTCAGCGCCCGACTCATCGATAGCGCCGGGGTCCACCTGCGCACTGACCCGGCCGGCGTCGGCACCCCGGTCCTGCTGGAGGACCAGCACGGTCCCGTCGCGATCCACGGCCTGCCCTACCTCGACCCCGAGTCGCTCCGCGAGCCGTGGGCGCTGACCGAGCGCAGCCACGAGGCGACGCTCACCGAGGCCATGCGACGGGTCCGCGCCGACCTCGACACCCGCCGCGGCACCCGCTCGGTCGTGATGGCGCACGCGTTCGTCGGCGGGGGCGCCCGCCCCGAGGAGAGCGACTCCGAGCGCGACATCTCCGTGGGTGGCGTCTCGCTGGTGCCGGTGCCGGTCTTCGACGGCGTCGACTACGTCGCCCTGGGGCACCTGCACGGGCGCCACGTGCTCAGCGAGCGCGTGCACTACTCGGGGTCCCCCCTGGCCTACTCGTTCTCCGAGGCCGACCACCGCAAGGGCTCGTGGCTGGTCGACCTGGCCGCCGACGGCTCGGTGCGCACCGAGTTCGTCGAGGCCCCGGTGCCCCGTCGGCTGGCGCGGCTGCGGGGCAGCCTGGAGGAGCTCCTCACCGAGGCCAGGCACGCCGAGCACGAGGACTCCTGGCTCCAGGTCACCCTCACCGACACCGACCGACCGGCCCAGGCCATGGAGCGGCTGCGCCGGCGCTTCCCGCACACCCTGGTGCTGGGCTTCGACGCGCCGCTGCCGAGCGTCGGCGGCCTGCCCGCCACGCGCACGTCCGGTCGCAGCGACCACGACGTGGTGACGGAGTTCTTCGCCACCCTGCGCGGGCGCCCGCCGGCCGACGACGAGTCCGCGCTGCTGCGTCGGGCCGTCGACGCGTGCTGCGAGGACGACGACCTCGCCCGCGAGCAGCGCACCACCTCCGCAGGAGCGGCGCGATGA
- a CDS encoding FAD-dependent oxidoreductase, which yields MESPRLPVMIVGAGISGVACARVLTAAGIPVELVDRGRRAGGRMASRRHEGRPADIGASYFTVSDPAFEQVVAGWAEAGLAREWTDTFGVVSGRGDDRSTTTGPVRWGTPGGIRSLVEALAVDLPVRGTTEVQRVSAEDGLPTVDGRPARAVVLAMPDPQAARLVDHAAHPAAAAGLTAAYEAVLALTAVYPERCWEELPDGLFVNDYPVLGWIADDGRRRCDAAPVLVAHSTDAHAQPHLADPPGGGPAMLEALTRYVGPTLDPVHTTVHRWTFAKPVTGRPERYLLTDTGVAACGDSWSEKPRVEGAWLSGTALGHALVERLD from the coding sequence GTGGAGTCTCCTCGCCTGCCCGTGATGATCGTCGGCGCCGGGATCTCCGGCGTCGCCTGCGCCCGTGTGCTCACCGCGGCGGGCATCCCCGTCGAGCTGGTCGACCGGGGCCGCCGGGCGGGCGGGCGGATGGCCTCGCGCCGTCACGAGGGTCGGCCGGCCGACATCGGGGCGTCGTACTTCACCGTCTCCGACCCGGCCTTCGAGCAGGTCGTGGCGGGGTGGGCCGAGGCGGGGCTGGCGCGGGAGTGGACCGACACCTTCGGGGTCGTGTCCGGTCGCGGCGATGACCGATCGACGACGACCGGCCCGGTGCGCTGGGGCACGCCCGGCGGCATCCGCTCGCTGGTCGAGGCACTGGCCGTGGACCTGCCGGTGCGCGGGACCACCGAGGTGCAGCGGGTCTCGGCCGAGGACGGCCTGCCCACCGTGGACGGTCGTCCGGCGCGGGCGGTGGTGCTGGCGATGCCGGACCCGCAGGCGGCCCGGCTCGTCGACCACGCGGCCCACCCGGCCGCGGCCGCGGGCCTGACGGCGGCGTACGAGGCGGTGCTGGCACTGACCGCGGTCTACCCCGAGCGTTGCTGGGAGGAGCTGCCGGACGGGCTGTTCGTCAACGACTACCCGGTGCTGGGCTGGATCGCCGACGACGGGCGCCGGCGCTGCGACGCCGCGCCGGTCCTGGTCGCCCACTCCACCGACGCGCACGCGCAGCCGCACCTCGCCGACCCACCGGGCGGCGGCCCGGCGATGCTCGAGGCCCTGACCCGGTACGTCGGCCCCACGCTCGACCCGGTCCACACCACCGTCCACCGCTGGACCTTCGCCAAGCCCGTCACCGGGCGACCCGAGCGCTACCTCCTCACCGACACCGGCGTCGCCGCGTGCGGGGACTCGTGGTCCGAGAAGCCCCGCGTCGAGGGCGCCTGGCTGTCGGGCACCGCGCTGGGGCACGCGCTGGTCGAGCGCCTGGACTGA
- a CDS encoding nuclear transport factor 2 family protein: MDTMTGRPDLTDLPTTLQTFLTAHAARDVGAALATFTVDAVVTDQGDVYTGTDRVRHFLGSAGSEFTYTTQLLAARGSADRWVLTQRLEGDFPGGVADLEYAFTLRGALICHLSIG; this comes from the coding sequence CGACCTGACCGACCTCCCGACCACGCTGCAGACCTTCCTGACCGCTCATGCCGCCCGCGACGTCGGGGCGGCTCTCGCGACGTTCACCGTGGATGCAGTCGTCACCGACCAGGGGGACGTCTACACGGGCACCGACCGTGTGCGGCACTTCCTGGGCTCCGCAGGCAGCGAGTTCACCTACACCACCCAGCTGCTCGCCGCCCGCGGGAGCGCGGACAGGTGGGTGCTCACCCAGCGACTCGAGGGGGACTTCCCCGGTGGGGTGGCCGACCTCGAGTACGCCTTCACCCTGCGCGGCGCTCTGATCTGCCACCTGAGCATCGGGTGA
- a CDS encoding AAA family ATPase — MRLHRLEVTAFGPFPETVEVDLDALSDAGLFLLTGPTGAGKTSVLDAVCFALYGDVPGDRGSAKRLRADQAAPGVRPRVELELSVAGRRLRLVRTPAWEREKLRGTGTTTEQASVVLAERLPDGEWRTLSTRLDETGHLVGDLLGMTLTQFTQVAMLPQGRFQAFLRAKSEDRHKLLQQLFRTGRFEDVEAWLREHRSGLRRESTRLQQVVADLVSRVSETADAQPPEPDSWEDSLLAWAGGLHTTAVTDRDHSASQRATAETGEARAREALERARAAHDQHRRWSRARTERAALLARGDEHARQETALADARRAVPVVLADRRHREAGAALDRLARRVTTLRAELPVALPDEQLAPHEEALLLAAGRVREALPRLAELEEIEGRLPEQADARRQARARVEACAADVAEAPDRLRAARDRLLAVQAEAAALPAHEAGLVSVREAIAAAVEARSVEAELASARAEHLAAREVTVATHERLLAVREARIESMASELAGALAVGGCCPVCGSHEHPAKAQPGPDATDAAAEKDAQRRLDDAKTEEHLRAEHVRDLETRLALLRDRAGDTDPDRSGDELTRLETACRRSRAAAEQAPRAAAALTRAEQAAADAGAALDRARAHLVEVEQQHATAVRDADRLEAEVAAAGSLARHALAGGDPDDLDPAEPELPLDGRPDLGALEPALTRRLTVVRTLRDLTHEHAAAETAVREAWAGCEEAVSEAGFDDLDAALAAAVPAEEQERLATAVEAHRTRLAAVSEVLSDAPDPDSEEPLPDLDTLTAQHASAQELLGAAHTRATTLRVRAERLGALVTELTAALEEWAPVQEQLRLATSVSSFVDGRSADNPLQMRLSAYVLAWRLSQVVAAANERLARMSDQRYSLEHTGRRGAGETRGGLSLLVRDDWSGESRDPVTLSGGETFVVSLALALGLADVIAQEAGGTELDTLFVDEGFGSLDPETLEDVMDTLDSLREGGRVVGVVSHVSEMRDRIPVQLHVTKGRSGSSVRLSRGV; from the coding sequence ATGAGGCTGCACCGCCTGGAGGTCACCGCCTTCGGCCCGTTCCCCGAGACGGTGGAGGTCGACCTCGACGCGCTCTCCGACGCCGGGCTCTTCCTGCTCACCGGCCCGACAGGCGCGGGCAAGACCAGCGTCCTCGACGCCGTCTGCTTCGCCCTGTACGGCGACGTCCCGGGCGACCGGGGGTCGGCCAAGCGGCTGCGGGCCGACCAGGCGGCCCCCGGCGTCCGGCCCCGCGTCGAGCTCGAGCTGAGCGTGGCCGGTCGACGACTGCGGCTGGTCCGCACCCCGGCCTGGGAGCGCGAGAAGCTCCGCGGCACCGGCACGACCACCGAGCAGGCCTCCGTCGTGCTGGCCGAGCGACTGCCCGACGGGGAGTGGCGCACGCTCTCGACCCGGCTCGACGAGACCGGCCACCTCGTCGGCGACCTGCTCGGGATGACGCTGACCCAGTTCACCCAGGTCGCGATGCTGCCGCAGGGACGCTTCCAGGCCTTCCTGCGCGCCAAGTCCGAGGACCGCCACAAGCTCCTGCAGCAGCTCTTCCGCACCGGTCGCTTCGAGGACGTCGAGGCCTGGCTGCGCGAGCACCGCTCCGGTCTGCGCCGCGAGTCCACCCGGCTCCAGCAGGTGGTGGCCGACCTCGTCAGCCGGGTCAGCGAGACCGCGGACGCCCAGCCCCCCGAGCCCGACTCCTGGGAGGACTCCCTGCTGGCCTGGGCCGGCGGGCTCCACACCACCGCCGTCACCGACCGTGATCACTCCGCCTCCCAGCGCGCCACCGCGGAGACCGGCGAGGCCCGGGCACGCGAGGCGCTGGAGCGCGCCCGCGCCGCCCACGACCAGCACCGGCGCTGGTCCCGCGCCCGCACCGAGCGTGCCGCGCTGCTTGCTCGCGGCGACGAGCACGCACGCCAGGAGACGGCGCTCGCCGACGCCCGGCGGGCGGTCCCCGTCGTGCTCGCCGACCGCCGGCACCGCGAGGCGGGCGCGGCGCTCGACCGGCTCGCGCGCCGGGTCACGACCCTGCGCGCGGAGCTGCCGGTGGCCCTGCCCGACGAGCAGCTCGCACCGCACGAGGAGGCCCTGCTGCTCGCTGCGGGCAGGGTGCGTGAGGCACTCCCCCGCCTCGCGGAGCTCGAGGAGATCGAGGGGCGCCTCCCCGAGCAGGCCGACGCCCGCCGGCAGGCCCGCGCCCGGGTGGAGGCCTGCGCTGCCGACGTCGCCGAGGCACCCGACCGGCTGCGCGCGGCCCGCGACCGGCTCCTCGCCGTCCAGGCAGAGGCCGCTGCTCTGCCCGCCCACGAGGCCGGCCTCGTTTCGGTGCGCGAGGCGATCGCCGCCGCCGTCGAGGCCCGGTCCGTCGAGGCCGAGCTGGCTTCCGCCCGGGCCGAGCACCTCGCCGCCCGCGAGGTCACGGTCGCGACGCACGAGCGCCTGCTCGCGGTGCGCGAGGCGCGGATCGAGTCGATGGCCTCCGAGCTGGCGGGGGCGCTGGCCGTGGGCGGCTGCTGCCCCGTGTGCGGCTCCCACGAGCACCCCGCCAAGGCGCAGCCCGGGCCCGATGCCACCGACGCCGCCGCCGAGAAGGACGCCCAGCGCCGGCTCGACGACGCCAAGACCGAGGAGCACCTGCGCGCCGAGCACGTGCGCGACCTCGAGACCAGGCTGGCCCTGCTGCGCGACCGGGCCGGCGACACCGACCCCGACCGCTCCGGGGACGAGCTGACCCGGCTCGAGACCGCCTGCCGCCGGAGCCGAGCGGCCGCCGAGCAGGCCCCCCGCGCCGCCGCGGCGCTCACCCGCGCCGAGCAGGCCGCCGCCGACGCCGGCGCCGCGCTCGACCGGGCCCGGGCCCACCTCGTCGAGGTCGAGCAGCAGCACGCCACCGCCGTACGTGACGCCGACCGGCTGGAGGCCGAGGTAGCCGCCGCCGGCAGCCTGGCCCGACACGCCCTGGCCGGTGGCGACCCCGACGACCTCGACCCGGCCGAGCCCGAGCTGCCGCTGGACGGACGTCCCGACCTGGGCGCGCTGGAGCCGGCGCTGACCCGCCGGTTGACCGTCGTGCGCACGCTGCGCGACCTCACCCACGAGCACGCCGCCGCCGAGACCGCCGTCCGCGAGGCATGGGCCGGGTGCGAGGAGGCCGTCTCCGAGGCCGGCTTCGACGACCTCGACGCCGCGCTGGCCGCCGCCGTTCCCGCCGAGGAGCAGGAGCGGCTCGCGACCGCGGTCGAGGCGCACCGCACGCGGCTGGCAGCGGTGAGCGAGGTCCTCTCCGACGCCCCCGACCCCGACTCCGAGGAGCCCCTGCCCGACCTCGACACCCTGACCGCCCAGCACGCGAGCGCCCAGGAGCTGCTGGGTGCGGCCCATACCCGCGCCACGACGCTGCGGGTGCGGGCCGAGCGGCTCGGGGCGCTGGTGACCGAGCTGACCGCTGCGCTGGAGGAGTGGGCACCGGTGCAGGAGCAGCTGCGCCTGGCGACCTCGGTCTCGTCGTTCGTCGACGGCCGCTCCGCGGACAACCCGCTGCAGATGCGTCTGTCGGCCTACGTCCTGGCCTGGCGGCTCTCCCAGGTGGTCGCCGCCGCCAACGAGCGACTCGCCCGGATGAGCGACCAGCGCTACTCCCTCGAGCACACCGGCCGCCGCGGCGCCGGCGAGACCCGCGGCGGGCTGAGCCTGCTGGTGCGTGACGACTGGTCCGGCGAGAGCCGCGACCCGGTCACGCTGTCGGGTGGGGAGACGTTCGTCGTCTCGCTGGCGCTGGCGCTGGGCCTGGCCGACGTCATCGCTCAGGAGGCAGGCGGCACGGAGCTCGACACCCTCTTCGTCGACGAGGGCTTCGGGTCGCTGGACCCCGAGACCCTCGAGGACGTCATGGACACCCTCGACTCCCTGCGCGAGGGCGGACGCGTGGTCGGCGTGGTCAGCCACGTGAGCGAGATGCGCGACCGGATCCCCGTCCAGCTGCACGTCACCAAGGGCCGCAGCGGGTCGAGCGTGCGGCTCTCACGCGGCGTGTAG